In the genome of Gloeotrichia echinulata CP02, one region contains:
- a CDS encoding phosphodiester glycosidase family protein: MMSLLSGCQKLDAKSAIAQSTNCPGRDSRFSIEFFQANNQGKKYARGINHVIIFNPKSEKLDFKVNVGLSHKLYVKDNRGKLRKDYVPKQFRQIIADQNSQLDGLAPLAAINADYIGTDDKPQGLNISRGIEYSGDFKNKRSSFGISGGKPQDRQATINAGRRKTEILNYNLVGGNGRFYRGGKFKDICRDLGEFACKSATNRSMAAITDRGYVILLVNDAKANSNIDFSPGNQELLPDQFDDVLTGIARNNCLGKIQEGLLFDGGMSPGLYYNNKIYVENPGPIGSVFLIYKK, from the coding sequence ATGATGAGTTTATTATCAGGTTGTCAAAAGCTTGATGCCAAATCAGCGATCGCACAATCTACAAATTGTCCTGGGAGAGATTCTCGGTTCAGTATTGAGTTTTTTCAAGCTAATAATCAGGGGAAAAAATATGCTAGAGGCATTAATCATGTGATTATTTTTAATCCGAAATCTGAGAAGTTGGATTTTAAGGTCAATGTTGGTTTATCTCATAAGCTTTATGTAAAAGATAATCGGGGTAAATTGCGAAAAGATTATGTGCCAAAACAGTTTCGTCAAATCATTGCTGATCAAAATTCTCAATTAGATGGACTAGCGCCACTTGCTGCAATTAATGCTGACTATATCGGTACTGATGATAAACCCCAAGGCTTGAATATTTCTCGCGGTATTGAGTATTCAGGAGACTTTAAAAATAAGCGTTCTTCTTTTGGGATATCAGGCGGTAAACCGCAGGATAGACAGGCGACTATTAATGCTGGCAGAAGAAAAACTGAGATTCTCAATTACAATTTGGTGGGTGGTAATGGTAGATTTTATCGTGGTGGTAAATTTAAAGATATTTGTCGAGATTTGGGGGAATTTGCTTGTAAAAGTGCCACAAATCGCTCAATGGCAGCTATCACCGACCGAGGTTATGTAATCTTGCTGGTTAATGATGCTAAGGCTAATTCAAATATTGATTTTTCTCCAGGTAATCAAGAGTTACTTCCAGATCAGTTTGATGATGTTTTAACAGGAATTGCTAGGAATAATTGTTTGGGTAAGATTCAAGAAGGGTTATTATTTGATGGCGGAATGTCTCCGGGGTTGTATTACAATAATAAAATTTATGTGGAGAATCCGGGTCCGATTGGTTCAGTATTTTTGATTTATAAAAAGTAA
- the purH gene encoding bifunctional phosphoribosylaminoimidazolecarboxamide formyltransferase/IMP cyclohydrolase, protein MARLALLSVSNKTGLIDLARSLVEEFDFDLISSGGTAQAIKEAGIPVTKVSDYTGSPEILGGRVKTLHPRIHGGILARRDVAEDITDLANNQIRPIDLVVVNLYPFAETIAKPGVTLSAAIEQIDIGGPAMLRAASKNFAHLTVLSDPGQYDEYLAELRENNGEPSLEFRQKSALKGFLHTSSYDQAIASYLSDYVTPAASELPQEYSFSGQQLQPLRYGENPHQSAGWYQTGSTPTGWAAATKLQGKELSYNNLVDLEAARRIISEFTDTPAVAILKHTNPCGAAQGNTIVEAYQKAFNADAVSAFGGIVALNRPIDVATAKELSKTFLECVVAPGCEADAQAILAKKSNVRILILPDFTTGPKETVKVIAGGFLVQAADDIIADTSKWQVVSERQPTQSELAELLFAWKVCKHVKSNAIVVTSDRTTLGVGAGQMNRVGSVKIALEQAKETAKGAILASDGFFPFDDSVRTAANAGITAIVQPGGSLRDQDSIKAANELGLVMVFTGVRHFLH, encoded by the coding sequence ATGGCGCGTCTAGCCCTGCTGAGTGTATCTAATAAAACTGGTTTAATTGACCTAGCCCGTAGCTTGGTGGAAGAATTTGACTTTGATTTAATCAGCAGTGGGGGAACAGCCCAAGCAATCAAAGAGGCGGGAATACCAGTTACCAAAGTATCTGATTATACAGGTTCACCGGAAATTTTAGGTGGTCGAGTCAAAACCCTACATCCGCGAATTCATGGTGGAATTTTAGCGCGGCGGGATGTCGCAGAGGATATCACAGATTTAGCAAATAATCAAATTCGCCCGATTGATTTAGTGGTGGTGAATCTTTATCCCTTTGCAGAAACTATTGCTAAACCAGGTGTCACATTATCAGCAGCGATTGAGCAAATTGATATCGGTGGACCGGCGATGCTGAGGGCGGCATCGAAAAACTTCGCCCATCTGACAGTATTATCTGATCCAGGACAGTATGACGAATATTTAGCAGAATTGCGAGAAAATAATGGGGAACCATCCCTAGAGTTTCGCCAAAAATCAGCCTTAAAAGGATTTTTGCATACTTCTAGCTATGATCAGGCGATCGCGTCCTACCTCAGCGATTACGTGACACCGGCTGCAAGTGAATTACCCCAAGAATACAGCTTTTCGGGACAACAACTACAACCACTGCGCTATGGCGAAAATCCCCATCAAAGCGCGGGCTGGTATCAAACTGGTAGCACCCCTACTGGATGGGCTGCTGCAACTAAATTGCAAGGTAAGGAACTCAGTTACAATAATTTAGTTGATTTAGAAGCCGCAAGACGGATAATTTCTGAATTTACCGATACCCCAGCGGTAGCCATCCTGAAACACACTAATCCTTGTGGTGCGGCACAGGGAAATACAATTGTTGAAGCGTACCAAAAAGCTTTTAACGCTGATGCTGTTTCTGCCTTTGGTGGTATTGTCGCCCTCAACCGTCCCATTGATGTAGCTACAGCCAAGGAGTTAAGTAAGACATTTTTAGAATGTGTAGTCGCACCAGGTTGTGAAGCTGATGCCCAAGCAATTCTCGCGAAAAAATCCAATGTGAGAATTTTAATTCTACCAGATTTTACTACCGGTCCCAAAGAAACAGTTAAAGTGATTGCCGGCGGTTTCCTTGTCCAAGCGGCTGATGACATTATAGCCGACACCAGTAAATGGCAAGTAGTCAGCGAACGTCAACCTACACAAAGCGAATTAGCAGAATTGCTATTTGCGTGGAAAGTGTGCAAACATGTAAAATCGAATGCGATAGTTGTGACTAGCGATCGCACTACCCTGGGTGTAGGCGCCGGTCAAATGAACCGCGTCGGCTCAGTGAAAATTGCCCTAGAACAAGCAAAAGAAACAGCCAAAGGTGCTATTCTCGCCAGCGATGGATTCTTCCCCTTCGATGATTCCGTCAGAACCGCCGCCAACGCCGGCATTACAGCCATTGTCCAACCAGGCGGAAGTTTACGCGATCAAGATTCTATCAAAGCTGCTAATGAATTAGGTTTGGTGATGGTGTTTACAGGTGTACGTCACTTTTTACATTAA
- the coaBC gene encoding bifunctional phosphopantothenoylcysteine decarboxylase/phosphopantothenate--cysteine ligase CoaBC, with the protein MPNLKSQILNPQLTKRVLIGVGGGIAAYKVCELVSTLFKIGVQVRVVLTNSAREFITPLTLATLSRHPAYTDDNFWQPIHSRPLHIELGEWADLLVIAPLTANTLAKLAYGMADNLLTNIVLASTIPVLLAPAMNTDMWEQLTVQRNWRQLLTDSRYYGIGTASGLLACDRVGAGRMAEPPEILAYIQSLLQTGGKRDLAGKRVLISAGGTREFLDPVRFIGNPSTGKMGLALAQAALHRGANVTLVHGPASWDIPLGVQAIPVISAEEMQQVMVEYLATADVIIMSAAVADVKPRDYSTEKLPKRSLPEALPLEPIPDIIAQLARIKQPHQRLIGFAAQTGDIVTPALEKLQSKKLDAIVANPIDQVDSGFGSDNNQAVFLDKFGRQVEIAPCAKLQMAHHLFDFIQITR; encoded by the coding sequence ATGCCAAATCTCAAATCCCAAATTCTAAATCCCCAATTGACAAAAAGGGTTTTAATTGGTGTAGGTGGCGGTATCGCCGCCTACAAAGTTTGTGAATTGGTTTCAACTCTGTTTAAAATTGGCGTCCAAGTGCGGGTGGTTCTCACCAATTCTGCACGAGAGTTTATCACGCCTTTAACTTTAGCCACCCTTTCCCGTCATCCCGCTTACACAGATGACAATTTTTGGCAACCAATTCACTCCCGTCCATTGCACATTGAATTGGGTGAATGGGCTGATTTATTGGTAATTGCTCCTTTAACTGCTAATACTTTAGCAAAGTTAGCCTATGGAATGGCTGATAATTTACTGACAAATATTGTCCTGGCTTCTACAATTCCCGTGTTGTTGGCGCCAGCCATGAATACGGATATGTGGGAACAATTGACAGTGCAGCGAAATTGGCGGCAATTATTGACAGATAGCCGTTATTATGGTATCGGTACGGCGTCGGGGTTATTGGCGTGCGATCGCGTCGGTGCTGGTAGAATGGCAGAACCCCCAGAAATTTTGGCTTATATCCAATCACTGTTGCAGACTGGCGGTAAACGAGATTTAGCAGGTAAGCGGGTATTGATTAGTGCTGGGGGAACGCGAGAATTTCTTGACCCAGTGAGGTTTATTGGCAATCCTTCTACAGGTAAAATGGGATTAGCTTTAGCGCAAGCTGCACTGCATAGAGGAGCAAATGTCACCTTGGTACATGGGCCAGCCAGTTGGGATATCCCTTTGGGAGTGCAAGCAATTCCCGTCATTAGTGCAGAGGAAATGCAACAGGTAATGGTGGAGTATTTAGCAACCGCCGATGTGATCATCATGTCAGCAGCAGTAGCAGATGTGAAGCCCAGAGATTATAGTACAGAAAAATTGCCCAAGCGATCGCTTCCAGAAGCCTTACCTCTAGAACCAATCCCAGATATTATTGCCCAATTGGCACGAATTAAACAACCCCATCAGCGTTTAATTGGGTTTGCTGCACAAACTGGCGATATTGTGACACCTGCATTAGAGAAGTTGCAGAGTAAGAAATTAGATGCTATTGTTGCCAATCCCATTGATCAGGTCGATAGTGGTTTTGGCAGTGACAATAATCAAGCAGTATTTTTAGATAAATTTGGGCGTCAGGTAGAAATTGCGCCTTGTGCCAAATTGCAAATGGCGCATCATTTATTTGATTTTATACAAATAACCCGATAG
- a CDS encoding DUF4912 domain-containing protein — MAKERPPLEEMTLRQLRKVASEYSIYRYSRMRKSQLLASIQEAQNNKFSLSLSHSLEAQETVEAAKFELGQIDRTGGSLADVDEALADLPAGYGDSRIVLLPRDPQWAYTYWDIPNEHKQELRRQGGQQLALRIYDVTDIDLDYQSPHSLQEYPADELAREWYLPIPVSDRDYVIDIGYRTADGRWLVLTRSARVHIPPVYPSDWIEDVFVTVNFEEELRGKTVYELVPPAKKIATAANGHANPIYEEIFGLAESAEAQRVAGSIFGSMQQVPGSARPEQAISSYIFPSGVGMWAVPTVSGLTMSGVGMSGVGFSASAVPVRPRKFWLIADAELIVYGATEPDATVTIGGRPIKLNADGTFRFQMSFQDGVIDYPILAVAADGEQTRSIHMNFERETPSRNTNTKEDAVLEWLS; from the coding sequence ATGGCAAAAGAACGCCCACCGTTAGAGGAAATGACACTGCGGCAACTACGTAAAGTCGCTAGCGAATATAGCATTTATCGCTACAGTCGAATGCGTAAATCACAATTACTGGCATCAATTCAAGAAGCCCAGAACAACAAATTTTCGCTTAGTCTATCTCATTCACTGGAGGCACAGGAAACCGTGGAAGCTGCAAAATTCGAGTTGGGTCAGATAGACCGTACCGGTGGATCTCTAGCTGATGTTGATGAAGCACTGGCAGATTTACCCGCTGGTTATGGTGACAGTCGCATCGTATTACTACCCCGAGATCCTCAGTGGGCTTACACATATTGGGATATTCCCAATGAGCATAAACAAGAACTACGGCGTCAAGGGGGACAACAGCTGGCGCTGCGGATTTACGATGTCACTGATATTGATCTCGATTACCAAAGCCCCCACAGCCTACAGGAATATCCTGCTGATGAACTAGCAAGAGAATGGTATCTACCAATTCCAGTGAGCGATCGCGATTATGTCATCGATATTGGCTATCGTACTGCTGATGGCCGCTGGTTGGTATTAACGCGTTCTGCACGAGTACATATTCCTCCCGTCTATCCTTCTGACTGGATTGAAGATGTGTTTGTGACTGTCAACTTTGAAGAAGAGTTGCGTGGTAAAACCGTCTACGAATTGGTACCCCCAGCTAAGAAGATTGCAACAGCAGCCAATGGTCACGCCAACCCCATCTATGAGGAAATCTTTGGCTTGGCTGAATCTGCTGAAGCCCAACGGGTTGCAGGTTCTATATTCGGTTCTATGCAGCAAGTTCCTGGTTCAGCGCGTCCCGAACAAGCCATCAGCTCCTACATTTTCCCATCTGGTGTGGGTATGTGGGCTGTTCCCACCGTCTCTGGTTTAACCATGTCTGGTGTGGGAATGTCTGGTGTGGGCTTCTCGGCCTCTGCGGTACCAGTCCGTCCCCGCAAATTCTGGTTAATTGCTGACGCTGAATTGATTGTCTATGGTGCCACCGAACCCGATGCTACCGTGACTATTGGCGGTCGTCCAATTAAGCTGAATGCAGATGGTACATTCCGCTTCCAGATGTCCTTCCAAGATGGTGTAATTGACTATCCTATCTTGGCTGTGGCTGCTGATGGTGAACAAACGCGATCAATTCACATGAATTTTGAGCGTGAGACTCCATCCAGAAATACTAATACCAAAGAAGATGCTGTTTTAGAGTGGCTTTCTTAA
- a CDS encoding RNA-guided endonuclease TnpB family protein: protein MLVLEYKVKAKKHQYDAINEAIRTTQFIRNKAIRYWMDAPKEAKVNKIALNNYSTALRKEFKFVEELNSMACQSATERAWSAIDRFYQNCKKKRQCGLGVSPSGATAVVAGKKGYPRFQKDNRSVEYKTSGWSLNQVKRRIAFTDKKGIGEVKLLGKWDIQTYSIKLIKRVRLLKKADGYYCQFCIDTDVKSESRIADGEIGLDVGLEFFYSDSHGNHVENPRFLRKAEKVIKHAQRQIYKKEKGKNQRRKASSRYARKHLKVSRQRKEHALKLARNVCKANALVAYVRRSRCRRLNLNIKGMVKNHCLAKSINDVSWALFRRWLEYFAAKFNSTVVAVNPRMTSQKCSDCGTIVKKSLSTRSHICNCGSYLHRDVNAAKNILNLVSDTLRDAKASLGHRQSNASGLVTSTLIGVSLLEQVTRMKEESPDFTSK from the coding sequence ATGCTAGTTTTAGAGTACAAAGTTAAGGCTAAAAAGCATCAATATGATGCAATTAATGAAGCTATCCGTACAACTCAATTCATCAGAAATAAAGCTATACGCTATTGGATGGATGCACCAAAGGAAGCTAAGGTTAATAAAATTGCTTTAAATAATTACTCAACAGCATTACGGAAAGAATTTAAATTTGTTGAGGAATTAAACTCAATGGCTTGCCAATCTGCAACTGAACGAGCATGGTCTGCCATTGATAGGTTCTACCAGAACTGTAAGAAGAAGAGGCAGTGCGGTCTTGGGGTCTCCCCAAGTGGAGCAACTGCCGTAGTAGCAGGTAAAAAGGGCTATCCCAGGTTTCAAAAAGATAACCGTTCTGTGGAATACAAAACTAGCGGTTGGTCATTAAACCAAGTTAAAAGACGCATAGCATTCACTGATAAAAAAGGTATCGGTGAAGTTAAACTACTTGGTAAATGGGATATCCAAACTTACTCAATTAAGCTAATTAAGCGTGTTAGATTACTCAAAAAAGCTGATGGTTACTATTGCCAATTCTGTATTGATACTGATGTTAAATCTGAATCTAGAATTGCAGATGGTGAAATAGGCTTAGATGTTGGGCTAGAATTTTTCTACTCAGATTCTCATGGTAATCATGTAGAAAACCCTAGATTTTTGAGGAAAGCTGAAAAAGTAATTAAACACGCTCAACGCCAAATTTACAAGAAGGAAAAAGGTAAAAACCAGCGTCGGAAAGCTAGCTCCAGATATGCACGTAAACATTTAAAAGTAAGTAGGCAACGGAAAGAACACGCTCTTAAATTGGCGCGTAACGTATGCAAGGCTAACGCCTTAGTAGCCTATGTTCGGCGAAGCCGTTGCCGAAGGCTAAATTTGAATATTAAAGGCATGGTAAAAAATCACTGTCTAGCCAAGAGTATTAATGATGTTTCTTGGGCACTGTTCCGTCGTTGGTTAGAATATTTTGCAGCTAAATTTAACAGCACTGTTGTTGCTGTCAATCCAAGAATGACATCTCAAAAATGCTCTGATTGTGGAACAATTGTTAAAAAATCTCTTTCAACTCGTAGCCACATTTGCAATTGTGGCTCGTACCTACACAGAGATGTTAACGCTGCCAAAAATATTTTAAATCTTGTCTCCGACACGCTCCGCGATGCAAAAGCTAGCTTGGGGCACAGGCAAAGTAACGCTTCTGGACTAGTAACCTCTACTCTAATTGGCGTCAGCCTGTTAGAGCAAGTTACTAGGATGAAGGAAGAATCCCCCGACTTTACGAGTAAGTGA
- a CDS encoding DUF2555 domain-containing protein, which translates to MTTLSISKKEIASMTTVEVEELATRLELDNYSNAFEGLNDWHLLRAIAFQRPELVEPYIYLLDLEPYDEA; encoded by the coding sequence ATGACAACTCTAAGCATTTCCAAGAAAGAAATTGCGTCCATGACTACTGTGGAGGTAGAAGAATTAGCTACACGTCTGGAGTTAGATAATTATAGCAATGCTTTTGAGGGTTTAAATGACTGGCATCTATTGCGAGCGATCGCTTTTCAGCGCCCGGAATTAGTTGAACCCTATATCTATCTCTTAGACTTGGAACCCTACGATGAAGCTTAA
- a CDS encoding site-2 protease family protein, with translation MSTLSETSIIAAILLVAFGILGWGFYRARPFGKLGILAWLQSVVLMGPWLLFFGLFAAGIYLNIVAILFLVVGSAVLYIYVGKQLRLAGQDELLKQRATERLAANASSGGDTTQPTGVADLKVEILSIPEEDLNAIKGIFGIDTFFATETIPYQEGAIFKGNLRGEAEETHKRLTTSLQERLGDKYRLFLVDNTDSKPVVIVLPSLTDPRPASLSQKAFAGILLVATIATTLEAAGILLNFDFFSQPERFAETLPIGLGIFATLVAHEIGHWLLARRHQVRLGWPFFLPAVQIGSFGAITRFESLLPNRKALFDIALAGPAAGGIVSVLMLIVGLLLSHPGSLFQVPNQFFQGSILVGSLARVVLGSALQSPLVNVHPLVVIGWVGLVITALNLMPAGQLDGGRIVQAIYGRKTAGRATFATLILLGIVSLANPLAMYWAIVILFLQRDLERPSLNEITEPDDARAALGLLALFLMITTLLPLTPALAGRLGIGG, from the coding sequence ATGTCTACACTATCAGAAACTTCTATCATCGCAGCAATTTTGCTGGTAGCTTTCGGGATTTTAGGCTGGGGCTTTTATCGCGCCAGACCTTTTGGTAAACTGGGAATCTTAGCCTGGTTACAGTCGGTGGTGTTGATGGGTCCTTGGCTATTGTTCTTTGGTTTATTTGCAGCTGGAATTTACCTCAACATAGTGGCAATATTGTTCTTGGTGGTGGGTTCCGCTGTCTTGTACATCTACGTGGGGAAACAGTTGCGCCTCGCTGGACAAGATGAACTGCTCAAGCAGCGGGCTACAGAAAGACTAGCCGCTAATGCTTCATCGGGAGGAGATACCACGCAACCCACAGGAGTTGCAGATCTCAAAGTTGAGATTTTGTCAATTCCAGAGGAAGATTTAAATGCAATTAAAGGCATTTTCGGGATTGACACATTTTTCGCCACAGAAACCATCCCCTACCAAGAAGGTGCGATTTTTAAAGGTAATCTGCGGGGTGAAGCAGAGGAAACTCACAAGCGATTGACTACGAGTTTACAGGAACGTTTGGGTGATAAATATCGCCTCTTTTTAGTGGATAACACAGACAGCAAACCCGTAGTAATTGTCCTCCCAAGTCTTACTGACCCGCGCCCGGCGTCATTATCGCAAAAAGCGTTTGCGGGTATCCTGTTGGTAGCGACTATTGCCACAACTTTAGAAGCTGCGGGTATCCTGTTGAATTTTGATTTCTTTTCCCAGCCAGAACGCTTTGCAGAAACTTTACCCATAGGACTAGGTATATTCGCCACATTAGTAGCCCATGAAATCGGTCATTGGTTACTAGCCCGTCGTCACCAAGTGCGCCTAGGCTGGCCTTTCTTTCTACCTGCGGTACAAATTGGTTCTTTTGGTGCAATTACCCGCTTTGAGTCTCTGTTACCCAACCGCAAGGCACTATTTGATATTGCTTTGGCTGGACCTGCGGCTGGTGGAATCGTTTCTGTATTAATGTTGATTGTGGGCTTACTGCTTTCCCACCCAGGGAGTTTATTTCAAGTACCAAATCAATTTTTCCAAGGTTCGATTTTGGTGGGTAGCTTGGCGCGAGTCGTCCTGGGTTCGGCTTTGCAGTCACCCCTGGTCAATGTCCATCCCCTCGTGGTAATTGGTTGGGTAGGGTTAGTCATCACCGCCTTGAATTTAATGCCGGCTGGACAATTAGATGGTGGTCGCATTGTCCAAGCGATTTATGGACGCAAAACCGCTGGAAGGGCGACATTTGCCACTTTAATTTTGCTAGGGATTGTGTCCCTTGCCAATCCCCTGGCGATGTACTGGGCGATTGTGATTCTGTTCTTACAACGAGATTTAGAACGCCCCAGCTTGAATGAAATCACTGAACCTGATGATGCTAGAGCCGCTTTGGGTCTTTTAGCTCTATTTTTAATGATTACCACCCTTTTACCCCTAACTCCCGCCTTGGCTGGGCGCTTGGGTATTGGGGGTTAG
- a CDS encoding alpha/beta hydrolase, which translates to MTKTLDFISVPPQTGQAPSGLIVTLHGWGANADDVASLLPFFNLPDYQFVFPNAPFPYPYSPIGRAWYDLRQENMFQGLAETRQVLTDWLLSLDSSTGVPLSRTILSGFSQGGAMTLDVGLNLPLAGLVAMSGYLHPDADKANRSGFPPTLITHGTQDEVVPLSAAVKARETLTSLGVTVEYHEFNMGHEIRPQMLDVLRNFVVNAIR; encoded by the coding sequence ATGACTAAAACTTTAGACTTTATTTCCGTTCCCCCCCAAACAGGTCAAGCACCGTCTGGCTTAATCGTAACTTTACATGGTTGGGGTGCTAATGCTGATGATGTGGCATCTTTATTACCATTTTTTAACTTGCCGGATTATCAGTTTGTCTTTCCCAATGCTCCTTTTCCTTATCCTTATTCTCCTATAGGTAGGGCATGGTACGACTTGAGACAAGAAAACATGTTTCAGGGGTTAGCAGAAACGCGGCAAGTGTTAACAGATTGGTTGCTATCTTTAGATAGTAGCACTGGTGTACCTTTATCACGGACAATTTTGAGTGGATTTTCTCAAGGTGGGGCAATGACTTTGGATGTAGGATTAAATTTACCTCTAGCAGGTTTAGTTGCTATGAGTGGTTATTTGCATCCTGATGCTGACAAAGCAAATAGAAGTGGTTTTCCGCCAACGTTAATTACACATGGTACACAAGATGAAGTAGTACCACTATCAGCAGCCGTGAAGGCCAGGGAAACCTTAACATCCCTAGGAGTTACGGTCGAATATCATGAATTTAATATGGGACATGAAATTCGTCCACAAATGTTAGACGTGCTACGGAATTTCGTCGTGAATGCAATTCGTTAG